One Lucilia cuprina isolate Lc7/37 chromosome 4, ASM2204524v1, whole genome shotgun sequence DNA segment encodes these proteins:
- the LOC111677566 gene encoding uncharacterized protein LOC111677566: MTFNATAASTSIFLGFLEILTQEHEYIYKLMELANWLRDERYYHTIIYMSHSVERHRYGYDKDIMLKYLMSKSDIPVINLEESSVYYLWNKYNHRYLAIVQMNGNENQDMELLKTLFKSLKRNLLTRLILMVKEAKDEKYITNIMKYCFKNKAINVVVINERLMMDVVYRMKAFPKFKAELVNIEENDSKLFIDQVKNMHGFPMSLVLNKVSASSYILKVINGKIILGGIVGHFFRAFARKHNITQIFPNLNQLHKEMLISEMNALVENGTYDASTELVITNYSTALVFTNTYDYFDWCLMVPLESTVPAYNFYVIVFDTTSLVLILVAFLLFSLVLAITYMVKREHIIYHELLFNIYVLNGLLGQPFKAERYFSGVRSLLFMLICLSGLVFNTTYVTHLQTFNARPPLKHVIRTYKDVMASGLHIAMYEEDYYDLIKTYNLHDDFKSRVVTIPTFAEFYSLRDNFDSRYIYPVPSAQWTLYEAQQKFFSKFKYRLTDICILKMFGKQLALQPNSPYEEAMNTLIGQVNQAGLVLHWKAMAFLEAIEMKKIHLNDTTSRTTFEPMKVEDMKLLKEIHERVFIEQN; the protein is encoded by the exons ATGACGTTTAATGCAACAGCAGCGTCAACTTCTATATTCTTAGGATTTCTGGAAATATTAACACAAGAGCAtgaatacatttataaattaatggAACTGGCCAATTGGTTAAGAGATGAACGTTATTATCATACCATTATATATATGAGTCATAGTGTGGAACGTCATAGATATGGATATGATAAGGATATAatgcttaaatatttaatgagtaAAAGTGATATACCAGTTATTAATTTAGAAGAAAGTTCAGTATACTATTTATGGAATAAATACAATCATCGTTATTTGGCTATAGTTCAAATGAATGGTAATGAAAATCAGGATATGGAACTTTTGAAGACAttgtttaaatctttaaaacgtAATTTACTTACCAGATTGATATTAATGGTAAAAGAGGCGAAAGATGagaaatatataacaaatattatgaaatattgctttaaaaataaGGCCATCAATGTGGTAGTGATTAATGAGCGCCTAATGATGGATGTGGTATATAGAATGAAAGCTTTTCCCAAGTTCAAAGCTGAGTTAGTAAATATAGaagaaaacgattctaaactATTCATTGATCAAGTCAAAAATATGCATGGTTTTCCTATGAGTCTAGTTTTGAATAAAGTCAGCGCATCAAGTTATATACTAAAAGTGATAAATGGTAAAATTATACTGGGAGGCATTGTAGGACATTTCTTTAGAGCCTTTGCCCGCAAACACAACATAACCCAGATATTTCCGAATTTAAATCAATTACACAAGGAAATGTTAATCAGTGAAATGAATGCTTTAGTGGAAAATGGCACATATGATGCCTCAACTGAACTGGTGATTACTAATTATTCCACTGCTTTAGTTTTTACTAATACCTACGATTATTTTGATTGGTGTCTAATGGTGCCGCTGGAGAGTACTGTGCCAGCCTATAActtttatgttatagttttcgatACGACCAGCTTGGTATTGATTTTAGTGGCTTTCCTATTATTTTCCCTGGTCTTGGCTATTACTTATATGGTGAAGAGGGAACATATTATTTACCATGAGCTTCTCTTTAATATCTATGTACTTAATGGTCTTTTGGGTCAACCTTTCAAAGCGGAGCGTTATTTTTCAGGTGTACGCagtttactttttatgttgaTTTGCTTATCCGGTTTGGTGTTCAATACCACATACGTCACTCATCTGCAAACCTTTAATGCCAGACCTCCCTTAAAACATGTCATAAGAACATATAAAGATGTTATGGCTTCTGGCTTGCATATTGCTATGTACGAGGAAGACTACTATGATCtgataaaaacatataatttacaTGATGATTTTAAATCACGTGTTGTAACTATTCCCACATTTGCCGAATTCTATAGTTTACGTGATAACTTTGATAGTCGTTATATATATCCAGTACCGTCGGCTCAATGGACTCTTTATGAAGCTCaacagaaatttttttcaaaatttaaatatcgcCTAACAGATATATGCATTCTGAAAATGTTTGGCAAACAATTAGCTTTACAGCCCAATTCCCCCTACGAGGAGGCTATGAACACTTTAATCGGTCAAGTAAATCAGGCTGGTTTGGTTTTACATTGGAAAGCTATGGCATTTTTAGAAGCTATTGAAATGAAAAAGATTCATTTGAATGATACAACATCTAGAACAACATTTGAACCCATGAAAGTGGAAGATATGAAATT atTAAAGGAAATACACGAAAGAGTTTTCATAGAAcagaattaa